From Lentimicrobiaceae bacterium, a single genomic window includes:
- a CDS encoding outer membrane lipoprotein carrier protein LolA: MKKIIFSTFALIFAFSSMAQSDKKARTILDEVSAKTKTYKTIRIEFAYNMENKAQKINDTYKGVLISKGDKYKLSFSGQDVISDGKTAWTFVKDANEVQINNVSKDDDSFTPTNLLSTYNENYKAKLLQETAKQQIIELTPIKKKNFNKVKITIERAKKMVSSISIFDKNGSVYTYSVNKFETDLPFNDNTFVFKAAEHPGVETVDMR; the protein is encoded by the coding sequence ATGAAAAAAATCATCTTTTCAACTTTTGCCCTCATTTTTGCTTTTTCTTCAATGGCACAGTCGGACAAAAAAGCCCGCACTATTTTAGATGAAGTTTCGGCCAAGACCAAAACCTATAAAACAATCCGTATTGAATTTGCTTACAATATGGAAAACAAAGCCCAGAAAATAAATGACACATACAAAGGTGTTCTCATTTCCAAAGGCGACAAATACAAATTGTCTTTCTCAGGCCAGGATGTTATCAGTGATGGTAAAACGGCCTGGACTTTTGTTAAAGATGCCAATGAAGTGCAAATAAACAATGTGAGCAAAGATGACGACAGTTTCACTCCAACCAATTTGCTTTCGACCTATAATGAGAATTACAAAGCCAAGTTACTGCAGGAAACTGCCAAACAACAGATTATTGAATTAACACCCATCAAGAAAAAGAACTTCAACAAAGTAAAAATTACCATTGAAAGAGCAAAAAAAATGGTAAGCAGTATCTCAATTTTTGACAAAAACGGGAGTGTATATACATACAGCGTAAATAAGTTTGAGACTGATCTTCCGTTTAACGACAACACCTTTGTTTTTAAAGCAGCAGAGCATCCCGGCGTTGAAACGGTGGATATGAGATAA
- a CDS encoding DNA translocase FtsK 4TM domain-containing protein: MAAKGNSLKKNTLKDEFDESPKKSKKGKNKSFGLPLWLSDGRARKITGVFLILLAVYLLFAFSSYLFLYFKWGYDDLFSSFSFNRILFDTDIEANNWAGRLGAALSILLIKKGFGIASFLIILIFLVTGIKMSLDISVLPVWKTFRNSLLGILWLPVALGFLLQNSMYAVLGGVTGYQSSIWLEGLLGKTGTAIVLFFTLIAILVFAFNMPLELPKRPEEMDETADEDGQLTNKDASVVRKHHAKTTYGANTEDKYNTIEFSVAHDETLTNDLPKTNQKKKPAEDDFFTVTNTPEPEAPAEEIELTIEAPAPEKTEEVVANETGPLHFTIDTEFDPTLELPHYQYPTLELLDDYGTNSNTISVQKEELEANKNRIVETLANYNIQIDKIKATIGPTVTLYEIIPAPGVRISKIKNLEDDIALSLAAMGIRIIAPIPGKGTIGIEVPNLKPEIVAMKSIMGSEKFLSTKYELPFAMGKTIQNEPYIADLTKLPHILMAGATGQGKSVGLNAIIASILYRKHPSQVKFVMIDPKKVELTLFSKIERHFLAKLPDSEEAIITDTRKVVRTLNSLNIEMDNRYDLLKDAQVRNIKEYNARFISRKLNPLHGHRYLPYVIVVIDEFADLIMTAGKEIEAPLTRLAQLARAIGIHLVIATQRPSVNIITGTIKANFPARIAFRVISKIDSRTILDTGGADQLVGRGDMLLSTGSDLIRLQCAFVDTHEVERITEFIGSQRAYPDAYHLPEFADEQDAKETEFDPSMRDELFEDAARIIVATQQGSTSLLQRKLKLGYNRAGRIIDQLEAAGIVGPFEGSKAREVKVANEIALEQFLRDLRPEDRNNDY; encoded by the coding sequence ATGGCCGCAAAGGGAAATTCTTTAAAGAAAAATACGCTTAAAGACGAATTTGACGAATCGCCGAAAAAGAGCAAAAAAGGAAAAAACAAATCCTTTGGGCTGCCTTTGTGGCTCTCCGATGGCCGTGCCCGGAAAATTACCGGCGTGTTTCTGATTTTACTTGCGGTTTATCTGCTTTTTGCATTCTCATCATACCTCTTTCTTTACTTTAAATGGGGATATGACGATCTTTTCTCATCCTTTTCGTTTAACAGAATACTATTTGATACCGACATTGAGGCCAACAATTGGGCTGGAAGGCTTGGTGCGGCGCTTTCTATTCTCTTGATAAAAAAAGGTTTTGGAATTGCATCTTTCCTGATTATTCTGATTTTTCTGGTAACCGGAATAAAAATGTCGCTCGATATTTCGGTTTTACCTGTTTGGAAAACCTTTCGCAACTCATTACTGGGGATTCTTTGGCTCCCGGTGGCTTTAGGATTTCTTCTTCAAAACTCAATGTATGCAGTATTAGGCGGTGTAACCGGATACCAAAGCTCAATCTGGCTCGAAGGCCTCTTAGGAAAAACCGGCACAGCCATAGTACTGTTTTTTACACTTATAGCCATTCTGGTTTTTGCTTTCAATATGCCACTGGAACTGCCCAAAAGGCCTGAAGAAATGGATGAAACTGCAGACGAAGACGGGCAACTCACCAATAAAGATGCTTCTGTAGTGCGCAAACACCACGCAAAAACAACCTATGGTGCAAATACAGAAGACAAATACAACACCATTGAATTTTCGGTTGCTCATGATGAAACACTGACCAACGATCTGCCAAAGACAAATCAAAAGAAAAAGCCTGCAGAAGACGACTTTTTTACTGTTACCAATACGCCTGAGCCCGAAGCACCTGCTGAAGAAATTGAACTCACGATTGAAGCACCGGCACCTGAAAAAACGGAAGAAGTAGTGGCCAACGAAACAGGGCCATTACATTTTACCATCGACACCGAATTTGATCCAACACTTGAACTTCCTCATTATCAATATCCAACACTTGAACTTCTTGACGACTATGGAACTAACTCCAATACGATAAGTGTTCAGAAGGAGGAGTTGGAAGCCAATAAAAACCGCATTGTTGAAACCCTTGCCAATTATAATATTCAGATTGACAAGATTAAAGCCACCATAGGGCCTACGGTTACCTTGTATGAGATTATTCCGGCTCCGGGAGTCAGGATTTCAAAAATCAAAAATCTTGAAGATGACATAGCGCTGAGCCTGGCTGCGATGGGAATCAGAATTATAGCGCCTATTCCTGGTAAAGGAACCATTGGAATAGAAGTTCCCAACCTCAAGCCCGAAATAGTGGCTATGAAATCCATTATGGGGTCTGAAAAATTCCTGAGCACCAAATATGAATTGCCTTTTGCAATGGGCAAAACCATTCAGAATGAGCCATATATAGCCGACCTCACCAAACTTCCCCATATTCTGATGGCAGGAGCTACAGGCCAGGGAAAATCAGTGGGTTTAAATGCCATTATTGCTTCTATCCTTTACCGCAAGCACCCATCGCAGGTAAAATTTGTAATGATTGACCCGAAAAAAGTTGAACTTACACTTTTTTCGAAAATAGAAAGGCATTTTCTGGCCAAATTACCCGACTCAGAAGAAGCCATCATTACTGACACCCGCAAGGTAGTCAGAACGCTTAACTCACTGAACATCGAGATGGACAACCGGTACGATTTGCTGAAAGATGCCCAGGTGAGAAATATCAAAGAATACAATGCCCGTTTTATTTCGCGCAAACTAAATCCACTGCATGGCCATCGATATCTGCCATATGTAATTGTGGTGATAGATGAGTTTGCCGACCTGATTATGACTGCCGGGAAAGAAATTGAAGCGCCACTTACGCGTTTGGCCCAGCTGGCCAGAGCAATTGGCATACATCTGGTAATTGCCACTCAACGCCCCTCTGTTAATATTATCACGGGCACCATTAAGGCCAATTTCCCTGCCCGAATTGCCTTCAGGGTAATTTCAAAAATTGATTCACGCACCATTCTCGATACCGGTGGAGCTGATCAACTGGTAGGCCGCGGTGACATGTTGCTGTCAACCGGCAGCGATCTCATCAGGTTACAGTGTGCTTTTGTCGACACCCATGAGGTTGAACGCATCACTGAATTTATCGGTTCTCAAAGAGCATATCCTGATGCCTATCACTTACCTGAATTTGCGGATGAACAAGACGCTAAAGAAACAGAATTTGACCCATCGATGCGCGATGAGCTGTTTGAAGATGCAGCCCGTATCATCGTAGCAACCCAACAGGGAAGCACTTCATTGCTTCAGCGCAAGCTCAAGCTTGGATACAACCGGGCAGGACGTATCATTGATCAGCTGGAAGCTGCAGGCATTGTTGGCCCCTTCGAAGGAAGTAAGGCCCGCGAAGTAAAAGTTGCCAATGAGATAGCTTTGGAACAGTTTTTGAGAGACCTCAGACCAGAAGACAGAAACAACGATTATTAA
- a CDS encoding peptidylprolyl isomerase has translation MYKAEIHTVKGVMKVKFFEEDAPNTVANFVKLAKSGFYDGLNFHRVIPDFVIQGGCPDGTGAGGPGYSIKCELDGNNQFHDRGVLSMAHAGRNTGGSQFFICHSRLNTSHLDRNHTCFGKVYEGLEVIDLIRAGDEIEKIVITEEN, from the coding sequence ATGTACAAAGCAGAAATACACACTGTTAAAGGTGTGATGAAAGTAAAATTCTTTGAAGAAGATGCACCCAATACAGTGGCCAATTTTGTAAAACTGGCCAAAAGCGGCTTTTACGACGGACTAAATTTTCACAGGGTTATACCTGACTTTGTTATCCAGGGAGGATGTCCTGACGGAACAGGTGCAGGCGGACCGGGCTATAGCATTAAATGTGAACTTGACGGCAACAATCAGTTTCACGATCGTGGAGTACTTTCAATGGCTCACGCCGGCCGTAACACTGGCGGTTCGCAGTTCTTTATCTGCCACAGCAGACTTAACACCAGCCATCTCGATCGCAATCATACCTGTTTTGGCAAAGTTTATGAAGGGCTGGAAGTAATTGACCTGATTCGTGCAGGTGATGAGATTGAAAAAATTGTCATTACTGAAGAAAATTAA